The following proteins come from a genomic window of Syntrophales bacterium:
- a CDS encoding type I 3-dehydroquinate dehydratase, with protein sequence MICIPVNAASTEAALKKMERAYAMAGIVELRLDGMADPDLPRLLAAKAGKIVVTNRHREEGGRFEGPEDQRIAFLMEAAALGADYVDVEARTEPSLRRALLDSIAGNGGHATEAILSCHLPVGTPGEEALADLLKSLIREGVPVIKLVPFAKRPEDNLRVLSLLPRARECGQRMIAFCMGEAGRISRVMAPLLGSFLTYASLEEGEETAPGQLAVGEMRRMLRLLGGGWADEER encoded by the coding sequence GTGATCTGCATTCCCGTGAACGCCGCCTCGACGGAGGCGGCCCTGAAAAAGATGGAGCGGGCCTATGCCATGGCCGGAATTGTGGAGCTCCGGCTTGACGGCATGGCCGATCCGGACCTGCCGAGGCTCCTGGCCGCGAAGGCGGGAAAGATTGTCGTCACGAACCGGCATCGGGAGGAAGGAGGACGCTTCGAGGGGCCGGAAGACCAACGGATCGCATTTCTCATGGAGGCCGCCGCCCTGGGGGCGGACTATGTGGACGTGGAAGCGAGGACCGAGCCGTCTCTGCGGAGGGCTCTCCTCGATTCCATCGCCGGGAACGGCGGCCACGCCACAGAGGCGATCCTGTCCTGTCACCTGCCGGTGGGAACCCCCGGAGAGGAAGCGCTGGCGGACCTTCTGAAGAGCCTGATACGCGAGGGTGTGCCGGTGATCAAACTGGTTCCCTTCGCGAAGCGTCCGGAAGACAACCTCCGGGTTCTCAGCCTTTTGCCTCGGGCACGGGAATGCGGGCAGCGGATGATCGCCTTCTGCATGGGCGAGGCGGGACGGATCAGCAGGGTCATGGCGCCGCTCCTGGGTTCCTTTCTGACGTATGCCTCCCTGGAGGAAGGCGAAGAGACCGCGCCGGGACAGTTGGCCGTCGGGGAGATGCGGCGGATGCTGAGGCTGCTGGGAGGAGGATGGGCGGATGAGGAACGGTAA
- the ade gene encoding adenine deaminase, which produces MPNDSTASPAAAQEDLILSGNIVDVVRSEIYPGTVVIRGGRIAGIVREGGACDRYLVPGFVDAHVHIESSMLVPSEFARLAVVHGTTATVSDPHEIANVLGVAGVRFMIDSGRRVPFKFHFGASPCVPATGFETAGARLDLEEVETLLDMPEVLYLSEAMNYPGVIARDPEVMAKLQAARRRGKPIDGHAPGLMGADLERYASAGITTDHETYMLEEGRQKVRLGMKVQIRWGSAANNFDTLHPLLAESPSSCMFCSDDRHPDDLAEGHMDAMVRKAFRLGYDRMTVLKCATLHPVRHYGLKAGLLQPGDPADLVVLDSLGDDFRVLETYVDGRLVASRGKSLLESLPVEAMNDFRAGEKKPGDFAVPVRGPFVNVIDALDGQVITGRSRERVRVAGGHAVADPEKDVLKVAVVNRYQDTPPAVGFVRNFGLKRGAIASSVAHDSHNVVVVGVTDEAMARAANLVIRSRGGLSLADGEGGDVLPLPVAGLMTTEDGYGVARKYEALTRRAKEMGSRLRAPFMTQSFLALLVIPDLKLSDRGLFDGRAFRFLDLFTGEASD; this is translated from the coding sequence ATGCCCAATGATTCCACTGCCTCACCGGCGGCTGCACAGGAAGACCTCATTCTTTCCGGCAACATCGTCGATGTTGTCCGCTCCGAGATCTATCCCGGCACGGTCGTCATCCGGGGCGGCCGGATCGCCGGGATCGTCCGGGAGGGCGGGGCCTGCGACCGCTATCTTGTCCCGGGGTTCGTGGACGCCCACGTCCACATCGAGAGTTCCATGCTGGTTCCCTCGGAGTTCGCCCGCCTGGCAGTCGTTCACGGGACCACCGCCACCGTCTCGGATCCCCATGAAATCGCAAACGTCCTGGGTGTGGCCGGCGTCCGGTTCATGATCGACAGCGGCCGCCGGGTCCCCTTCAAGTTTCACTTCGGGGCCTCCCCCTGTGTGCCCGCCACGGGATTCGAGACCGCCGGGGCCCGCCTCGATCTTGAGGAGGTAGAGACGCTCCTGGACATGCCCGAGGTCCTGTACCTGAGCGAGGCCATGAACTATCCCGGGGTCATCGCCCGGGATCCGGAGGTCATGGCCAAGCTTCAGGCGGCCAGGCGGCGGGGAAAGCCCATCGACGGACACGCGCCGGGACTGATGGGGGCGGACCTGGAAAGATATGCATCCGCCGGCATCACGACGGATCATGAAACGTACATGCTGGAGGAGGGGCGGCAGAAGGTCCGGCTGGGGATGAAGGTGCAGATTCGCTGGGGATCCGCGGCGAACAACTTCGACACCCTCCATCCGCTCCTGGCGGAAAGTCCGTCCTCCTGCATGTTCTGCAGTGACGACCGGCACCCCGACGACCTGGCGGAGGGGCACATGGACGCCATGGTGCGGAAGGCCTTCCGCCTGGGCTATGACCGGATGACGGTCCTGAAGTGCGCCACCCTCCACCCGGTCCGCCATTATGGGCTCAAGGCGGGACTCCTCCAGCCCGGCGATCCCGCCGACCTGGTCGTCCTGGACAGCCTGGGCGATGATTTCCGGGTGCTCGAGACCTATGTGGACGGGCGCCTGGTGGCGTCCAGAGGGAAGAGTCTCCTCGAATCCCTGCCGGTCGAGGCGATGAACGATTTCCGGGCCGGGGAGAAAAAGCCGGGCGATTTCGCCGTCCCGGTCCGGGGCCCCTTCGTCAACGTCATCGACGCCCTGGACGGCCAGGTGATCACCGGCCGTAGCCGGGAGCGGGTTCGTGTCGCCGGCGGGCATGCCGTCGCGGATCCTGAAAAGGACGTCCTGAAGGTTGCCGTCGTCAACCGCTACCAGGACACGCCGCCGGCCGTGGGATTCGTGAGGAATTTCGGGCTGAAGCGGGGCGCCATCGCCTCCTCGGTGGCCCATGATTCCCACAACGTCGTCGTGGTGGGGGTGACCGACGAGGCCATGGCCCGGGCGGCCAACCTGGTGATCCGGAGCCGGGGCGGGCTCTCCCTGGCCGACGGAGAAGGCGGGGATGTCCTTCCCCTCCCCGTGGCAGGGCTCATGACGACGGAGGACGGATACGGCGTGGCCCGCAAGTATGAAGCCCTGACGCGCCGCGCGAAAGAGATGGGCTCACGGCTCCGGGCACCCTTCATGACCCAGTCCTTCCTGGCGCTCCTGGTGATTCCGGACTTGAAGCTCAGCGACCGGGGGCTCTTCGACGGCCGGGCCTTCCGGTTCCTGGACCTCTTCACGGGGGAAGCGTCCGATTGA
- the aroB gene encoding 3-dehydroquinate synthase, with translation MNRIRVHLEHKTSHSYDVHIGRDILDRMGLILAKNAGISRYVIVTDETVNTLHGERVAAVLKGLGLKVDRLPIPPGEASKDIRTVLETAERLTALGADRSSALIALGGGVVGDLAGFLASIYMRGIPCVQVPTTLMAQVDSSIGGKTGVDTAAGKNLLGTFYQPLGVFIDTAFLDTLPERGYRDGMAEIVKYGAIEQPELLDRVAEGLGNAENRDSSLLEEVIAASCRIKKGIVEIDEKEKGLRRILNFGHTVGHAVEAASEFALSHGESVSIGMVAGAALSERLGYLPAEDRQRLVAVLEGAGLPTAIPGGIPRERILRHLKADKKKTGTVIHFVLLKKLGIPFLNGGVPENIVAETVEALRA, from the coding sequence ATGAACCGGATCCGCGTTCATCTCGAACACAAGACGTCGCATTCCTACGACGTACACATCGGACGGGACATCCTCGACCGGATGGGACTGATCCTGGCCAAAAACGCCGGCATCAGCCGGTATGTCATCGTCACCGACGAAACCGTGAACACCCTGCACGGCGAGCGGGTGGCGGCGGTTCTGAAAGGACTGGGGCTGAAGGTGGACCGGCTTCCGATCCCGCCGGGAGAGGCCTCGAAGGACATCCGGACGGTCCTGGAGACGGCGGAGCGGCTGACCGCCCTGGGCGCCGACCGCTCCTCCGCCCTGATCGCCCTGGGGGGCGGGGTCGTGGGGGATCTGGCGGGATTCCTGGCCTCCATCTACATGCGCGGGATTCCCTGCGTCCAGGTCCCGACGACGCTGATGGCCCAGGTGGACAGCAGCATCGGCGGGAAGACCGGCGTCGATACCGCGGCGGGGAAGAACCTCCTGGGGACGTTCTACCAGCCCCTGGGCGTGTTCATCGACACAGCCTTTCTGGACACGCTGCCCGAGCGGGGATACCGGGACGGGATGGCGGAAATCGTCAAGTACGGCGCCATCGAGCAGCCGGAGCTTCTGGACCGGGTGGCGGAAGGACTGGGAAACGCGGAAAACAGGGACTCCTCCCTGCTGGAAGAGGTCATCGCCGCCTCCTGCCGGATCAAGAAGGGCATCGTGGAGATCGACGAGAAGGAAAAGGGGCTCCGCCGCATCCTGAATTTCGGCCACACCGTCGGCCACGCCGTGGAGGCTGCGTCGGAATTTGCCCTGTCTCACGGCGAGTCCGTGTCCATCGGCATGGTCGCGGGAGCCGCCCTGTCGGAGAGGCTGGGATACCTGCCGGCAGAGGATCGGCAGCGGCTCGTGGCGGTGCTGGAAGGCGCCGGACTGCCCACGGCGATTCCCGGCGGGATTCCCCGGGAGCGGATCCTTCGCCACCTGAAAGCGGACAAGAAGAAGACGGGGACGGTGATCCATTTCGTCCTCCTGAAGAAACTCGGGATTCCCTTCCTGAACGGGGGCGTTCCGGAAAACATCGTGGCGGAGACCGTGGAGGCGCTGAGAGCATGA
- the aroF gene encoding 3-deoxy-7-phosphoheptulonate synthase, translating into MIILMKKNATEGQIDHVTAWVESVGYHTHLSRGVERTIIGAIGDDRGKAQLKSAEYLPGVEKIVPILKPYKLASREFRDENTRIRIGEAVVGGPKFVVMAGPCTVESEEQLLESAYIAQKGGADILRGGAYKPRTSPYSFQGLEKEGLKLLKKVRERTGLPVVTEVMSPADVDLVEEYTDILQVGARNVQNFALLKKVGKARKPVLLKRGMMTTIEELLMSAEYILAEGNEEVILCERGIRTFETATRNTLDISAVPVLKELTHLPVIVDPSHASGHAKYVIPLCRAAVAVGADGVIVEMHPEPEKAVCDGPQSLRPESFYELMEEIRRLSSFMSNGNGSGVRQ; encoded by the coding sequence ATGATCATCCTGATGAAAAAAAATGCGACGGAAGGACAGATCGATCACGTCACGGCCTGGGTCGAATCGGTCGGTTATCACACGCACCTGTCCCGGGGCGTGGAGAGAACGATCATCGGCGCCATCGGGGACGACCGGGGCAAGGCCCAATTGAAGTCGGCGGAATACCTGCCCGGCGTCGAGAAGATCGTGCCGATCCTGAAACCCTACAAGCTGGCCAGCCGGGAGTTCCGGGACGAAAACACCCGGATCCGCATCGGCGAGGCCGTCGTGGGCGGTCCGAAATTCGTGGTCATGGCCGGTCCCTGCACCGTCGAGAGCGAGGAGCAGCTCCTGGAGTCGGCATACATCGCCCAAAAAGGCGGGGCGGACATCCTCCGGGGCGGGGCCTACAAGCCGCGGACGTCGCCCTACAGCTTCCAGGGCTTGGAAAAGGAGGGGCTGAAGCTCCTGAAGAAGGTCCGGGAGCGGACGGGCCTTCCCGTCGTGACGGAGGTCATGAGCCCCGCCGACGTGGACCTGGTGGAAGAGTACACCGACATCCTGCAGGTCGGGGCCCGGAACGTCCAGAACTTCGCGCTCCTGAAAAAGGTGGGCAAGGCTCGCAAGCCCGTTCTCCTGAAGCGGGGAATGATGACCACCATCGAGGAGCTGCTCATGTCGGCGGAGTACATCCTCGCGGAGGGGAACGAGGAGGTGATCCTCTGCGAGCGGGGGATCCGGACCTTCGAGACGGCCACGCGGAACACCCTCGACATCAGCGCCGTCCCCGTGCTCAAGGAGCTGACCCACCTGCCGGTGATCGTCGATCCGAGCCATGCCTCCGGCCACGCCAAATACGTGATCCCCCTCTGCCGGGCCGCTGTCGCCGTCGGGGCCGACGGGGTGATCGTAGAGATGCACCCGGAGCCCGAGAAGGCCGTCTGCGACGGGCCCCAGTCGCTCCGGCCGGAGTCGTTCTATGAGCTGATGGAGGAGATTCGGCGGCTCTCCTCCTTCATGAGCAACGGGAACGGGTCGGGGGTGCGGCAATGA
- the pheA gene encoding prephenate dehydratase codes for MSKSSLQALRALVKEKDAAMVRLLNERASLAVEIGRLKRLEGWEIYDPARESQVCRCVEEMNEGPLPDEALRAIYREILSASRALQAPVTAAFLGPETSFSHQAALGHFGQGALLRPQATIAAVFDAVERGTTDWGIVPVENSAEGSVKSTLDGLLNTPLTIRAEVYGRIRHCLVSGGEETDRIERVYSHPQALAQCRGWLRRNLPRAVLVETESTATAARKVLEDPAGAAVASRLAADTGDFRLLAEGIEDSPLNTTRFLVLGTKGKAEKAAAPTGHDKTSILFGTAHQPGALHKTLAPFASEGVNLTRIESYPVRDRMWEYLFFADFAGHREEAKPKRCLEELAKQTAFLKILGSYPRGDEQP; via the coding sequence ATGAGTAAGAGCAGCCTGCAGGCCCTGCGCGCCCTGGTGAAGGAGAAGGACGCCGCCATGGTCCGCCTCCTGAACGAGCGGGCGTCCCTGGCCGTGGAGATCGGCCGTCTCAAGCGCCTCGAAGGATGGGAGATCTACGACCCGGCTCGGGAAAGCCAGGTCTGCCGCTGTGTCGAGGAGATGAACGAGGGCCCTCTGCCGGACGAGGCCCTCCGGGCGATCTACCGGGAGATCCTTTCTGCCTCCCGGGCCCTGCAGGCTCCCGTCACGGCGGCCTTCCTCGGGCCGGAGACCTCCTTCAGCCACCAGGCGGCCCTCGGCCATTTCGGGCAGGGTGCCCTTCTCCGACCCCAGGCGACGATTGCCGCCGTCTTCGACGCGGTGGAGCGGGGAACGACGGACTGGGGCATCGTCCCGGTCGAGAATTCCGCCGAGGGATCCGTCAAATCGACCCTGGACGGCCTGCTTAACACGCCGCTGACGATCCGGGCGGAGGTCTACGGCCGAATCCGCCACTGCCTCGTCTCCGGGGGAGAGGAGACGGACCGGATCGAGCGGGTCTACTCCCATCCCCAGGCCCTGGCCCAGTGCCGGGGCTGGCTCCGGAGGAACCTGCCCCGGGCGGTGCTCGTGGAGACGGAGAGCACGGCCACGGCCGCGCGAAAGGTCCTGGAAGACCCGGCGGGCGCCGCCGTGGCGAGCCGCCTCGCCGCCGACACAGGAGATTTCCGCCTGCTGGCCGAGGGGATCGAGGACAGCCCGCTGAACACGACGCGCTTCCTGGTCCTGGGAACGAAGGGGAAGGCGGAAAAGGCCGCCGCACCGACGGGCCACGACAAGACCTCCATCCTCTTCGGGACGGCCCACCAGCCCGGGGCGCTCCACAAGACCCTGGCACCCTTTGCGTCGGAGGGGGTGAACCTGACCCGGATCGAGTCCTACCCGGTACGCGACCGGATGTGGGAATACCTCTTCTTCGCTGATTTCGCCGGGCACCGGGAGGAGGCCAAGCCGAAGCGGTGCCTGGAAGAGCTGGCGAAGCAGACCGCTTTTTTGAAGATTCTCGGGTCCTATCCCCGGGGGGACGAACAGCCGTGA